A stretch of DNA from Schistocerca americana isolate TAMUIC-IGC-003095 chromosome 3, iqSchAmer2.1, whole genome shotgun sequence:
tagttttacctttccttaatctagcttctaagataagtcgtagggtcagtattgcctcacgtgttccaatatttctacggaatccaaactgatcttccccgaggtcagctactgccagtttttccattcatctgtaaagaattcgcgttagtattttgcatccgtgacttattaaactgattgttcggaaattttcacatctgtcagcacctgctttctttgggatcggaattattatattcttcttgaagtctgagggtatttagcctgtctcatacattttgctcaccagatggtagagttttgtcaggactggctctcccaaggctgtcagtagttctaatggaatgttgtctactcccagggccttgtttcgactcaggcctttcagtgctctgtcgaactcttcacacaacatcatatctcccatttcatcttcatctacatcctcttccatttccataatattgtcctcaagtacattgcccttttcATTATAGGGTTTCATATTTCGATAAAATATGTTCGTGATTTTCATGATAGAAATAGATGATTGAACAAAAATTAAATCAGTCTATCTCTGTACTACTGTCCAGATTTAGGGTTTCAGTGTTTTTGCTAAACTGCTCTGTCAAATGCTGGAATGATTCCATTGCAAACGTTACAGTTGATTCCCTGTTTTATCAGAGCTTCAGTTCATCTGTGATGATCTATTTGCTAATggaacattaaaccctaatctttaaTCCTTGTCTGGATGCACTTGATAGCTTAATGGGCAATCAGCATGACAGCTGTAATTCATCACCACCTTCCAGTGTAATTCACAACAAAATAGTTCATGATGAGCAGCCCGATAGCAGGGTCTAATGGGCACAATAGTTTAGTAACtgaccatgttgccatcatcaggtgcactgatgaacAGATGACTTAGCAGTTAGCAAGTTTTATCTCTTTCCCTCCCTACCTCTGACCTGTCAGCCAAcgtctcctctccccctcctctcgcTGACACATTCTCCATTTGCAGCCAGGGAAGTGTGCTGGTGGCACCTCTGCTGTTGCTCTGCCTGCTTCTGAAGTCAGTTCATTATGGCAATCTCCTTCCTTTCTTAATCGAACAAAATGCAGTTCTCAGGCCTTACTAAGGATGTAGCCACTATCACAATTGATCAGCAGTTCCTTTACTTGAATCTTGATAGATTCTTGAATGAGACAGGCCCAGAAGTTAGACATCTGTGTCAACCGTGGTAAGATTGCAATCCATTCTGCGTATTTCCAATAGGCAATGTTCCATGACTGCTGCCTTGTTAGGCTTTTGCAGTTTGGTGCACTCTTGGTGTTTTCAGAAACGATCTTCAACAGAGCACACCGTCTGTCTTACGTATGTCTTGCCACATTGACAGGGTATCGGATAGACCCCAGATTTCCATAGCGTGTGATTGTCTTTCTCACAACCAAGCAGTACATGTGTTGTAACTGGTGGGTGGCAGAATCACATAATATATCTATATGGGGGGAAAATGAAATGTGGGTAAGGCATATTTTGCTGGGAGTCTCCTTTCAGAGAATTTGGCCATCTGGTGCAAGTCTTCTTATTTTATGCCACTGTGGCAGAGAGAATATCTGATCCGGCGAGGAATCAAACCCATTCTCCTTCGGCCAGTAATCAAACCCATTCTCCTTGctggcatacagtcaagctgaccactcagctaaggtggCAAATGTTTCGCAGCACAATAAAACTTGACAAGCTGGAACACCTGagaagttgtttgctgagtgcctTGCATTCCCTATGAGATTCCATGAAGAACGTGTGGTGCTGAACTTTGTTGAGAGATAATGCATCACGTTTACTCATCAGTAGCTGCCAGTAAAATCAAGAAACCTGCCAGCCTAGCCATGGTATGGGAAACAGTATGCTGAAGTCATAGGTTGCTGGACTCAACTATTGGAGAACTATTCAAATTACATCTACAACAGGCCAGCCAGTTCATTCTTTGGTTGTGGGAATAGACTGATAGCGTCAAATAGCCCACACTGAACTCTGCATGTCAAATAGCAAAATTTGAATGTATATCAGAGAGACAACCTTCTGGTGCTCCCAGCAAGACTGCCATCAATCTTACGGCCAAGCAGCTGGATGACACATGGTTTCCATTCTTAAGAAAGGCCTCAATTTTGATTTCACTCCTAAATCCGTATCtaccatgatcatcatcatcatcatcatctttcatctGAAGCAGGTGAAGAAGTATGTTCTAAAACCTGTTATgctcagacacaaaaaaaaaaaaaaaagaaatgtaaaaaaatctCTAACAGGTAGATGGCATCTATATGGAAACTAAGAGAAGATCCAGATGATGAGTCCTCACCAACTGACAAAGGCAAAGCAACTGTTGTCCTATCACACCAAGATTACATTGTGAAGATGTGGAGTCTACTAGAAGACTCTGAACCAAAGAAGAGGGTATAGAGGAAGACTATGGCGCATCCCAAAGAAACTGGCTTGTCAGACTAAGTATTAAGAAACTGTGACAGAGAGTACCAGTTCTGCCAAGACTTCCTGGGCATCTGAAGGTTCACAGAGGTGGGGTGCCTTTATGTCCTACTGTTCACAAAATTGATCCCCCAACATACGCTCTCACTAAATAGCTTACATCAGAAAGTTTTCACATCGTATTCGCAACTGTGTGAAATTTATCTTAAACGTAAGATGTTGATATCCTGGTGAGCTTCAACATTGTTTCTCTTTTCACCAGAATGCCTTTACGAGAATCCTTGGAACTTATTGTCCAGAATTGTCTTGACATTGACATACTTTCATTTTGATGGTGGTTATATTGAGCAGATGGAAGGAGTAACCATGGAGAGTACACTTTCACTAGTTGTTGTCAATGTGTGCATGGAACATTTTGAGGAATAAGTAGAAAAGTAACGAGCCTGAGAACACTGTGAGCGATCTGGCAATGCTGTTTTGCTCTACTTGTGGAGACCGGTGTGTTCCTCACTTCCAGGTGCTTCCTAGTTTCCACTAACATTTCCTATCAAGAGCATGTGTTTTTTGCTGGCACAGCTCATTTTTGGAAAGCTgagaacacattgaagatgaactTCTCTCGGGGAGACCttcaactttgaaaagacccaaACGTGTTTTTGCTCTTGTAAGATCAGACCAACATTTAACagtaaggatgatgggtgaccACTTAAACACTTTCACCATACCTCAAATTTTGACCAAAGATatgcatatgtgaaagttttgtGCAAAAATGCTGAGCAAAATGATGATCGAAGAAACTTGTGCATTGTAGTTGATGAATCTTGGATTTTTTTAATATGATCCTAAGACAAATTGGccaagtgaggagtggcacactgagacatctcaaCCGAAAAACGCTCGATCAGCAAAtcgaagatcaaaacaatgctgattttctTTTTTTGACAGTAAGGGGTATTGTGCATAAAGAATCTGTTCCTCAAAGACAAActatcaaccaagtgttttacaaagatatcCTTGAAAGGCTCAGTAAAAGGATGAATTACGTGAGCCTGGATATTGCAGACAAGTtggtgctgcatcatgacaacgcctcATGTCACACAGTcagttccatcacggaattttttacctcaaaaggcGTTCCTGTTGAcccactgccacccccccccccctccccctgttcaCCTGatgtgagtccttgtgacttttttcttttcccaaaattggaaaatgccttaaaaggatgtcattttgggACTCAGGAGAACATTCTAAAGAATGTGACCAACATGTTAAAGGTCCTACCAATAGAAGCCTACCAAGATGGGGAAAAACAATTCCGCCAGTATATAGCTgccaaatggaactactttgaagggagtGATATTGCtgtttgaagaaaataaaaatttagatagataaaaaaataaGTTGTATTACTTTCCTCTCACACTTCATATATCCaaatgcagacagctgccaccgtACAATGCAGAAGAATGCAGTGCTCAAAAAATGACAGTAGAAGTCTCGAACAAGAACTTGAACATCTGAGGATGATTGTCCATAAGTGCAGCCACACAGAGTGGCAAATTCAGAGAGCACTGCGTCCTACACAAACTGTACAACTggcaggaacagaagagaaactcATAAGGATGTGGCCATTGTGTTTATTCCATTTTGTGGTGCGTTATCTGGAAAGACAGGACAAATTCTCTGCAAACATCAAGTGAAGATAGTCTTCCACCCACCAGCTAAAACATGAAAACTCCTTCGTAGTATCAAAGACATTATTGATTATGAAAACCTGAGATCTATAAGATACCCTTGTAATGTGACAGTCAAATGGTGTGTACTGCTGAAGATTGTTGCCAAGAACACTGACAGTATGCCATATTGCAGCAGCCTAGCAAGTCAGTAGTCATGGAACATTGTCTATCGGAAGTACACAAAATGGATTACGAATACACTAAGATTCTGACACAGACATTTAACTTTTGGGACTGTTTCGTTAAAGAATCTGTCAAAATTTGAGGAAGGGAACCTCTGATCAGTCTTGATAGTGGCTACATCCTTATTAAGGCCTAGGAACACACACTTGGTCTGATTAAGAAGCGGAAGGAAATATTCCTCAATGAACTAAGTTTGGGCATGGGTGGGGTAACAGCATATATGCTACCAGCATGTGTCCCTGGGCACAAGCCAAGGGCAGAACAATGTGTTGGCAGGAGGAAGGTGGAGGGAGACACTGGGAGCAGGTAATGGATAGAGCGGCAGGTtggagggagaggggggcgggggaggggagaaGAGATAAAAGCAGCAAGCTGACCCCTAAACAGTCGGTTCATCAGCGCAGCTGTGGACAGTAATGTGGTCACTTACCAAAGCAATGTGCCCGTGCAGACCTTCACCTGTGAACTATTTCGTCAACATGTAGTTTCTTTCGCTGTGGCGACAGCTActcttgtattttatttttgtatttccgtTTCCCAGAACTATTTTTCTCATATTGTTCTTGGCTTGTACGTTCACCTTCTTTATCGACTATTGTTAATATATGTCTGTGATTGCCATTTGTGTTTTCATGCAAGTCACTTTGGATGAATATGCTTGTTGTACATAGACTTTAAACACAGTATGGATGCTAATATACCCATATAACTGTCAAGCAGAGTGAAGTATTTTTCTCTCTCcaaatcttcccccccccctcccgccaccgcccccccccctcccaccaccgcccccccccccccccccattacaggTTTTTCTTGATTTATTTCTGTATGGGCCATTTACATGGCAGAATGGATGTatgtttcacaaattttgtaattactaTTTATCTTGCAGCTATATTCAATTTAGAAATTGTAAGTAGGAGTAGGattgtgtttcttttcttgttATAAGTAAATAGTAGTGCAATTTGTAAGATGACTTCATTCATACCCGTTATGGAAAAACATGTGGTTACATCAGACAGTACGTGTAGCATTCTGCACACATGCTTTGCCTGATAAAACCAGAACATTGCTTGTTTCTTTTCCTTTGCCCAGAAAAACTAATGAACAATGTAGTTACTGATGCATGGTAGATTATTATTTGGCCAATAATTATTTTTGTCAAGGTGTAGCAGACAAAGATTAACAGTATGAAATATTTCATAGCATTAACTTGGTATTTTATAATTGCGTATGTCAGAAAGTGGGAACATATCATTATTTGTTATTGGCTCTTGTGCAGTCTAAAATTTTTATGTCGTCTCTCCATAGTGATCCTTCTCTCTCTCACTACAGGTCATTGTCCGGCCCTCCCAGTGAGATATTTGATGAGCAAAAGACCACAGAAAAGGAAGAAATTTTTGCTCCCTTTAGTAAATGTAATGGATTTCTGGAGCAGCATGAAGACACTCATGCATCTGTACCCAcaacagaacacaaaaagaaaaagaaacataagaAGTATGAAGATTTAGAAAGTGGAGGAAATGTCCAAGACTCAGTatttgtgaagcatgaaaaatacGATAGTATTCATGAGAAGGATGATGAGGGCCATAACGAATCTGGCAGTCTCCTGAAAACAcccaagaagaagaaaaggaaaaatgctgaCCAGATTGATCCAATAAAACAGGAAGAGCAGACATATAGGCTAGACAATGATAGGGGCACTTTGTACCAAAATCAACAAGAGGAAGAGCAACAACAATATGAGGAAAAGATCTTACTCAGTAAAAAACAAATTGATAGCTCTTGTCATTTATCAGAATTTGATCATTTAAATAGTACTGTTCATTtggagaagaaaaagagaaaatatgGTGAAgcattttatgatgatgatgatgaaaagcaTACTGCCAGTACACAAAATGAAGGTGTAAAGCATAAAAAGAAGAAGAGCAAGAAAGAAAAACATGTCATTGAAATAGCTAATGCTGATGAACCTGTTGAAGATGATTTTAGCATAGATACATCAAAAGAAATTACAAATCaggacaagaagagaaagaagaaaaataaaagggaCGTTACGGGAGAATTATCTGCAGAGTTGAGTGAAGAAACTACTAGTCCATATGTTAATAACACTCCTGAAGAACTGATATCGAAAATGCAATTCAGCcaagaacatttaaaaaaattatgtaagaaAGTGAAACCACTTGTGACAACTGAACTTATAACATCAACTCCTGTTGAACACAAAACCAACAAAGAGAACAAGTTTTCTTTTACTAGTAGCACAGAAAGTCACTCAGGTTTCAAACCAACAAATTTATCAGAGTCGATGGCCCCTTTTTCACTCATGCATTCTCCTATTTTGAAAGCAAAACACACAAAGAAGGAGAAAGAAAGTAGTCCTGCTGTTCAAAGTGATAATGTCCCtgtaaaagtaaaaaaattaaagaaagagaaGAGGCTTAGTTCGACTCAGCAGAGTCCAGGTAAAAGAATTTCAGAGGATTGTCAATTTTCTGGAAGCCATTGTGTTTCGTATCACCAAGAAAGCAACTTACCTTGCTCAGACATAGAAAATCAGATGAAAGGTGCAACTACACATCTAAACTCGAGTAACAAATCAGTAACTGATATGCAAGAAACAGAACACAAAAATAAGATGAGAGAGAGTGCTGATAAGTCTAGTAAACAACTGTCAAAAAGTGTTTTGGAGTCACCTGTAGAAAGTAAAGTGAAAATCAACAAGAAGGAGAGTCATTTATCTGCAAAGAAGAAAAATAGTATCGGAAATGAACCTAAGAGAACAATGAAAACAGATAGTAACATTAATGACAGTTGTGATAATCAAGATTATGGAAATAATAGCTATAATCAGATGGTTGCTCAGTGTGGAGAATCTGGAAAAACACAAATGTCCAATAGACTATttgaatacatgacaaatattaaaaaaCAATCTTCCATTACCAGGAAAAGTTTAACATCTAGCTCGGTGCGGAGTGAAAATACATCAGAGGAAGGGAACAATTCAGATGAGGATAATGTGttaaaaaatattctcaaattaaATAGAACTCCATCATCAGAAAGATCTCCCAAACACAAGCGAGTAGCTGCAATTAATCAGTCCTCCAGCCAGACTATAAAAAATTCTGATCGAACATGTAGCCCTGACAGTGGTTTGAGTTTGTCAGCAACATCTGCTGAAAAAGATTCAGTTAATTTAACAATTAGAGACAGCAAAAGAGATGCTCATCGCATGTACAGTGCAGAATTTCCCAAAGATAGAGGACATGTAAAAGAGCAGGCCAAAATCCTACCAAAGACacctaaaagaaagaaaatggtggATACTGAGGAAGGTGGTAGTCATCTGACTGTCAAACATAGGATCAAGAAGGAAAAAGAAAGTCCTGTTTCTCAACCTTTGGGACATGAAACTGACAGTATAGGACCTTTAAGAGAAGATGGCTCATTGGAAGCTGAAAGGATGAAAATTCTTGCTGATATGATCAAAAAATTAGAATATGGGAATAAAGAAGATCTTTCTATGAAAGATGAAAGTCATAAACCATTAGGTTCTTCAGTAGTCAAGGCAAGGCGAAAAAGTAAACATGAGGATACTGTGTCAGATAGTGAGCTAGACAGCTCAAAATCCAAGAAGAGTCACAAGAAAAAGGAGAGCAACAAACTTAAAGGAATGAAAAGTGCTGTTAGAGAAGTAGATAATATGCAGCAGCTGGATGCTACAGCTTACTTCAAACCTTCTGCTGAAAAACTCTCTAGTATTTCCACAGCCCAAGCTGGAGAGCAAGTACTTGATAGGaatagaaacaatttgggagaAGGAAGTCCTGTTACAGTGCAAGCTAAAATTTCAGGAAAGACACCTAGAAGAAAGAGTACTACAGAGACTGAAGCAAGCAACTCCAGACCAGTGACTAAAACCCCAGTTAAAATCAAGAAAAATGACAGTCCAAAGAAAAGGAATGTTATGTCGTTCCCTGAAAGTGACAACAGTGGGGGAAATTCTCAAAGGGAAGAATCACCCGGAGCAATGGCAGAGAGGCTTTTGGAAGAATTTGTGAAGAGGAGATCACTGTGATGAATAAAAGCCTTGTTATTATGTGAGACTGTGTATGTAATGAGAGAACCATCACTAATTCTGATTTGTAGTGAATGTATATCTCATAGCAGATTGTGCATCCTTTACTGTAATCACACAAATAATTGCTGTGTAGAATGAGAGGTGGAGAGTAATGTGATTCAAAGTGGCAAAATTTGTTCAGATTCTACTTAACTTCCACTTGCACTATGCTGTAGTGTGCTCATGATTGCCAGATCCaacacaatattttattttgtatcagTTTTGGTGAAACACAGCATTTTGTACATATGTATATTATTATGTACTTCGGTAACTGTGAAGATCTTTGTAATaaaagtattttttgtagtatttcAGTTGAAAGGCAGTCACTCACATATATCAGACTAATGTGTGGAGCACAGAGACGTGGAGCAGAAAACAGTTTTCACAGTAGCTTTCGAGCTCTTGCTCTTTTcctagcaaaagtacacacatgAGCACACCCACCCACCCAAATATGCTCTAGCGTGGCCATGggaatttattgtgtgtgtgtgtgtgtgtgtgtgtgtgtgtgtgtgtgtgtgtgcgcacgcgcgcatCCCAGAATTTCCATTATTGAAAACTCAGTTGACAAAGCTAATGAATTGTGAGACAAGATTACTGGCCTTTATTTATCTTCAGGAGGCAAAATGTTTAGTCCTGCTGATAAGACATAGATCCTTGTCTACCCTCATTCTCACTACTCCCAGTagtgccagggatttttccatGGGAGGTCTCAAATGGGATGCATttaagcctcgtgatgccaattgagaaccTACTTGACTGAGTAACAGTGGCTCGAggccacaaaaactgacaatggctgagaGAGCTGTGTGCTGAACTGCCCACACTGctccataccacatccaatgaTGCCATTGGTGGAGGATAACATGACAGACAAGACAGTACAGATGGGTCCATGAGGGTCTGTGGACAGAGTCGAGAATTTGTCAAAGTTTTGAGTATCTACATATTTTGATACAGATCAGTATAGAGATTGATATATCATTGGAAATAGATATCAAACATTTTTACTGTTCCTGGTAAGTACAAACACTACTTTTTCCTGTATTATCACATTGGTGCTCTACCAAGCACCAAAATGATTATCATCAAAGTGAAGCTCTGTGTGTAAAGGAAGTGTGTTGTGTGAAAAATAAAAGGGAAGAAAAGCAATGACTCCCATCAAGTTCATGTCAGTAGATTAATAGGAGCTATACTGAAAACAGTAGCATTGAAACTCATGTACTTTCTGCCACTCCACACTCACCCTCTCTCCCCTAGCTGACAATAGTGTTTTGATTAGCAAGTGAAACAACCCTAGCAACAGTAAATCAGGAGATGATCTCATTCATGTAGGGTAGCCTTGGGTTATTTTCAGACTGAAATGTAACTCTGATACCAATCGTTTTTTTCTAAtactttgtgtgatgtcctcacatGACATCAGGAGAAAATTTGACACTATTAAAACACAtaagatactaaaaaaaaaagtgtctgaaaATAACACCATTCGTGGAGTAATTTTCAGACAGCTACTTCCTGCATTTTTTAAAGGATCGTTTCAAGTATCAATTGCAGTAACTGCAAGACAAAATATGTACAGCCAAAACACTATATTGAGGTATTTATCAGGCACTTGTGAAACAATGAGTATAAAAAGATAAaatgagtataaaacagaaaaatagtaTTTCAGAACCACAATTTAATGTTTCCAAACTCCAAAGAGTTCTTTGAGATACTTTTTGACATTAGAATTGTGTTCACATCATAAATGGCTTTAATATTAAACAGGTCAATCAACTCTGTCTTGATTAGCCCAAAAAACAAGAAGGATTTTGCAACATCGTAATCTTGTTCTTTCAGTGGTCACCAAAACATATCCCAACATAACCACTTTAATAACCTCATTTCAGCTGTCATCAAATGTTTCTGTTGTTGCAGTTGGATCTAGGTAGAACTGGTCTCATCAAGATTGTAAATACATTTTGCAGTGCCGTTTATAGCAAGTCACTCCATTTTGTCTTTAACCAAATCATAAAAGCTTCGTCATCTTCTTGATCTTTGAGAAGAGGAACTAACAAGTCCTTTTTTAGTCTGTATTTCCTGGCAACACTTCTGATGCTTAAACTGGGATTTAAAAATAGGtagacactacgtcagaagcgaggggaaaagcagtataaacagtcaggcacttttagcttgaggagtgtgccaggtcagtcgagactcgggtcggacctgtgctggtctacgcttataggggccagtctggcagcaatgtgtTACATATTCTGTGTAAACTTGTACTTTGTTTCCATGTACTTGTTTGGGCTGTATTCTGCCTCCGGTAACGCAACACCGGGGTGGGACGAAATggcagccgggtacttggagattgcacggtctgcctgaaggagggcagtgacagcggtctgcagcgtGTCCAGGATGGACCaagttcgcttcccacctggtgtaCCGGGGTCCGGGTGAGGCGTACGCTGCAGGAGGCGCAGCAGCACTGAAACAGCGTTAGGGACAGTGGCGGGTGTTGCCAACTgacaagcaccactagcggcaagttgtggcacagcgtcca
This window harbors:
- the LOC124605363 gene encoding titin homolog, whose amino-acid sequence is MSKKSVLRFTLKELNALIQDEKARVVLQRSIRKLPLQPYSLSDLQGSIHEVLDANLAKFDHELKGILLSYKNIKIVKNIANVLYDDSRLYLTIQADFYLFRPEVGCVLRGIVNKRSADHVGCLVHKAFNVSIPRPECETDGDWQGYYVEIGQEVTFRVESLDLTGSLPYMLGCLLDVGSLSGPPSEIFDEQKTTEKEEIFAPFSKCNGFLEQHEDTHASVPTTEHKKKKKHKKYEDLESGGNVQDSVFVKHEKYDSIHEKDDEGHNESGSLLKTPKKKKRKNADQIDPIKQEEQTYRLDNDRGTLYQNQQEEEQQQYEEKILLSKKQIDSSCHLSEFDHLNSTVHLEKKKRKYGEAFYDDDDEKHTASTQNEGVKHKKKKSKKEKHVIEIANADEPVEDDFSIDTSKEITNQDKKRKKKNKRDVTGELSAELSEETTSPYVNNTPEELISKMQFSQEHLKKLCKKVKPLVTTELITSTPVEHKTNKENKFSFTSSTESHSGFKPTNLSESMAPFSLMHSPILKAKHTKKEKESSPAVQSDNVPVKVKKLKKEKRLSSTQQSPGKRISEDCQFSGSHCVSYHQESNLPCSDIENQMKGATTHLNSSNKSVTDMQETEHKNKMRESADKSSKQLSKSVLESPVESKVKINKKESHLSAKKKNSIGNEPKRTMKTDSNINDSCDNQDYGNNSYNQMVAQCGESGKTQMSNRLFEYMTNIKKQSSITRKSLTSSSVRSENTSEEGNNSDEDNVLKNILKLNRTPSSERSPKHKRVAAINQSSSQTIKNSDRTCSPDSGLSLSATSAEKDSVNLTIRDSKRDAHRMYSAEFPKDRGHVKEQAKILPKTPKRKKMVDTEEGGSHLTVKHRIKKEKESPVSQPLGHETDSIGPLREDGSLEAERMKILADMIKKLEYGNKEDLSMKDESHKPLGSSVVKARRKSKHEDTVSDSELDSSKSKKSHKKKESNKLKGMKSAVREVDNMQQLDATAYFKPSAEKLSSISTAQAGEQVLDRNRNNLGEGSPVTVQAKISGKTPRRKSTTETEASNSRPVTKTPVKIKKNDSPKKRNVMSFPESDNSGGNSQREESPGAMAERLLEEFVKRRSL